The Stenotrophomonas sp. ASS1 genome segment GGTCACAACGGCGGATATCTGCGATGAACACGGGGCGATCTCCTGCGGCCCACGGCCTGCCGCCATTGTTCACCAGATAGGACTATGACGGCAAATATTGGCGTCTACCGGCCCAATTGTCACGGCGATATCGTCTCCTGCAACGAAGAACAGCGGCCGGCAGCCCCGGCCAGGAGATCGCCATGAAGCGTGTCACCGGTACCTACAGCGCCCCCCGCCCGCACTGGGTGGGCGATGGATTCCCCGCCCGCTCGATGTTTTCCTACAACACCCACGGCCAGCACCTGAGCCCGTTCCTGCTGCTGGACTATGCCGGCCCGTACAGCTTCGCCCCCAGCGATACCCCGCGTGGGGTCGGCCAGCATCCGCACCGCGGTTTCGAGACGGTCACCATCGTCTATGAGGGCGAGGTCGCCCACCGCGATTCGACCGGGGCCGGCGGCACCATCGGCCCGGGTGACGTGCAGTGGATGACGGCTGCCTCCGGCATCCTCCACGAGGAATTCCACACGCCGGAATTCAGCAAGCGCGGCGGCACGCTGGACATGGTCCAGCTGTGGGTCAACCTGCCGGCGCGGGACAAGATGGGCGCACCGGGCTACCAGACCCTGCTTGACGCAGAGATCCCCTCGGTGGATCTGCCTGAGGGCGCCGGCCGCGTGCGTGTCATCGCGGGCCGCTTCGACGGCCACGCCGGTCCGGCGCGTACCCACACGCCGATGGATGTCTGGGACATCCGCCTGCAGCAGGGCCACCACGCCGAACTGCCGGTGGCCGATGGCCGCACGCTGGCGCTGGTGGTGTTGAAGGGCCAGGTCCGGATCAACGGCGGCCAGCCGGTCGGCGAGGCGCAGCTGGTCACCTTCGATCGCAGCGGCGAGGACGTGTTCGTCGACGCCGACAGCGACGCCACTGTGCTGCTGCTCAGCGG includes the following:
- a CDS encoding pirin family protein; translated protein: MKRVTGTYSAPRPHWVGDGFPARSMFSYNTHGQHLSPFLLLDYAGPYSFAPSDTPRGVGQHPHRGFETVTIVYEGEVAHRDSTGAGGTIGPGDVQWMTAASGILHEEFHTPEFSKRGGTLDMVQLWVNLPARDKMGAPGYQTLLDAEIPSVDLPEGAGRVRVIAGRFDGHAGPARTHTPMDVWDIRLQQGHHAELPVADGRTLALVVLKGQVRINGGQPVGEAQLVTFDRSGEDVFVDADSDATVLLLSGEPIDEPVVGYGPFVMNSQAEISQAVNDFNSGRFGQIAH